One stretch of Flavobacterium sp. 9 DNA includes these proteins:
- a CDS encoding DUF4271 domain-containing protein: MIEHLHPRILENKDWATLLFVLTFAIVAMTKSAYETRFSEFSKLIFSDKYAKIYRDNNHLKSSFTVGLFFVQIISYAFFIQLTMHIFSQNPKTGAYGILKTDWILFIQIATFLLYFILAKYLIEKIVAASFNIDEFMELFNLQKVTYRTYIGILILPINAVLFYYDNIPKTIPLVIIGISLCISLYSYFISIKTYQNVIIGKLFYFILYLCALEIAPYYFLYYWITKGSA, encoded by the coding sequence ATGATTGAACACCTTCACCCCCGAATACTAGAGAACAAAGACTGGGCAACACTTTTATTTGTGTTGACTTTTGCCATTGTTGCTATGACTAAATCAGCTTATGAAACTAGATTTAGCGAATTCAGTAAGCTTATTTTTTCTGATAAATACGCAAAAATTTATCGTGATAATAATCATTTGAAAAGCAGTTTTACGGTTGGTTTGTTTTTTGTACAAATAATATCGTACGCATTTTTCATTCAGCTTACGATGCATATTTTTTCGCAAAATCCTAAAACCGGAGCTTATGGCATCTTAAAAACGGATTGGATTTTATTTATTCAGATTGCCACATTTTTACTTTATTTCATTCTGGCGAAGTATTTAATCGAAAAAATTGTCGCTGCTTCCTTCAACATCGACGAATTTATGGAGCTTTTTAACTTACAAAAAGTTACATATCGAACATATATTGGCATTTTAATCCTTCCTATTAATGCTGTTTTGTTCTATTATGACAATATTCCAAAAACTATACCCCTCGTTATCATAGGTATTTCGCTGTGTATTAGTCTCTACTCGTATTTTATTTCAATAAAAACGTATCAAAACGTAATAATCGGTAAGTTATTTTATTTTATTTTATATCTTTGCGCTCTTGAAATAGCCCCTTATTATTTTCTTTATTATTGGATTACAAAAGGGAGTGCTTAG
- a CDS encoding zinc metallopeptidase, which translates to MGMGYLIIAGAIMLFSWLVSSQLKSKFELYSKLQLRNGMSGAEIAEKMLADNGITDVRVISTPGQLTDHYNPSDKTVNLSEAVYNHRNAAAAAVAAHECGHAVQHSVGYEWLTMRSKLVPIVSVASNFMQWILLAGILMIQVFPQLLLIGIVLFAVTTLFSIITLPVEYDASNRALAWLENKHMLTQEEQAGAKDALKWAARTYLVAAIGSIATLLYYISIYAGSNNRRD; encoded by the coding sequence ATGGGAATGGGATATTTAATTATTGCCGGAGCTATAATGTTGTTTAGTTGGCTGGTAAGTTCACAACTAAAAAGCAAATTCGAATTGTATTCTAAACTGCAATTAAGAAACGGAATGAGCGGTGCTGAAATTGCCGAGAAAATGTTAGCGGATAACGGTATTACTGATGTTCGTGTGATTTCGACTCCGGGACAATTGACAGATCATTATAATCCAAGTGATAAAACAGTAAATTTAAGCGAAGCAGTTTATAATCATCGCAATGCGGCTGCAGCAGCTGTTGCGGCTCATGAATGTGGTCACGCAGTGCAGCATTCTGTAGGTTATGAATGGCTGACGATGCGTTCGAAATTGGTTCCAATTGTAAGCGTTGCATCAAATTTTATGCAATGGATTCTATTAGCGGGAATTTTAATGATTCAGGTGTTTCCTCAATTGTTGTTAATAGGAATCGTGCTTTTTGCTGTGACGACTTTGTTTTCGATTATTACTTTGCCTGTAGAATACGATGCAAGTAATCGTGCTTTGGCTTGGTTAGAAAATAAACACATGTTAACACAAGAAGAACAAGCGGGAGCAAAAGACGCTCTTAAATGGGCTGCAAGAACTTATCTTGTTGCGGCTATCGGATCAATTGCAACGTTGTTGTACTATATTTCGATTTACGCAGGAAGTAATAATAGGAGAGATTAA
- a CDS encoding alpha/beta fold hydrolase, translating into MKKYIILVIALLFSALCLNVFAQTKQYPFEVTKTGKGKKAIVFIPGFASSGDVWKETKVNFEKDFTCYTLTMAGFAGVKPQGNATFKNWENEIANYIKDNKIEKPIIIGHSMGGGLALAIAADYPDLVSKIIVVDALPCLSALMDPSFKAKENNDCSPMVTQMTAMSDTQFYDMQKKMAPRLLADTSKLEMLVDWSVKSDRKTFAEMYCDFSNTDLRDKIAAIKCPSLILLESYFINLKPAIEEQYKNLKTAKFQYANKGLHFIMYDDTEWYLEQLSNFVKS; encoded by the coding sequence ATGAAAAAGTATATCATCTTGGTTATCGCCTTATTATTTTCAGCATTATGTTTAAATGTATTTGCACAAACAAAACAATATCCGTTTGAGGTTACTAAAACCGGAAAAGGAAAAAAAGCTATTGTATTCATTCCCGGATTTGCTTCTTCAGGAGATGTTTGGAAAGAAACAAAAGTTAACTTCGAAAAAGATTTTACCTGTTATACACTTACAATGGCTGGTTTTGCCGGAGTAAAACCACAAGGAAATGCAACATTCAAAAATTGGGAAAACGAAATTGCCAATTATATAAAAGACAATAAAATTGAAAAACCAATCATAATTGGTCATAGTATGGGCGGCGGATTAGCATTGGCAATTGCAGCAGATTATCCTGATTTGGTTAGTAAAATTATTGTCGTAGATGCATTGCCATGTTTAAGCGCATTGATGGATCCTTCTTTTAAAGCAAAAGAAAATAATGATTGTTCGCCAATGGTAACTCAAATGACGGCAATGAGTGATACTCAGTTTTATGATATGCAGAAAAAGATGGCGCCAAGACTTTTGGCAGATACATCAAAACTTGAAATGCTTGTTGATTGGAGTGTAAAATCAGACAGAAAAACATTTGCCGAAATGTATTGTGATTTTTCGAATACAGATCTAAGAGATAAAATCGCGGCTATAAAATGTCCGTCATTAATTTTATTAGAATCTTATTTTATAAATTTAAAACCTGCAATTGAAGAGCAATATAAAAATCTAAAAACCGCAAAATTTCAATATGCAAATAAAGGATTACACTTTATTATGTATGACGATACAGAATGGTATTTAGAGCAATTAAGCAATTTTGTAAAATCTTAA
- a CDS encoding MmpS family transport accessory protein → MKSVFKTLAIVLTLAFSAVSCSSDDDNNNKPIQSRDVKYEITGNFSGELSAIYFDKGGNPLNEDVTSLPWTKQITADAGVPGITFSASGHGGVKDQTLTAKIYVGGEVVKESTAKANNDGIIVVTLAPYLFP, encoded by the coding sequence ATGAAATCAGTTTTTAAAACTCTTGCTATTGTATTAACTCTTGCTTTTTCAGCAGTATCGTGCAGCAGCGACGACGACAACAATAACAAACCAATTCAATCAAGAGATGTTAAATATGAAATAACAGGAAATTTTTCAGGAGAACTTAGCGCAATTTATTTTGATAAAGGTGGAAATCCATTAAATGAAGATGTTACCAGTTTGCCTTGGACTAAGCAAATTACTGCTGATGCAGGTGTTCCGGGAATAACATTCAGCGCAAGCGGTCATGGTGGCGTTAAGGACCAAACATTAACTGCTAAAATTTATGTTGGCGGAGAAGTAGTAAAAGAATCTACTGCAAAAGCAAACAATGACGGAATCATTGTCGTAACTCTTGCGCCTTATCTTTTTCCATAA
- a CDS encoding Lrp/AsnC family transcriptional regulator, with protein sequence MKINSLLIEIDGIDKEILRYLMDDARKPILQIANKIGISGAAIHQRLKKLEQSGVISGSKFTVNPKVLGYNTMAFIGVYLDKASRNSEAVKDLKKIPEVLECHYTTGNWSVLIKIICRDNEHLMQLLNTKIQAIEGVSRTETFISLDQQIDRQIQL encoded by the coding sequence ATGAAAATCAACTCCCTTTTAATTGAAATCGACGGTATCGACAAAGAAATTCTTCGCTATTTAATGGACGATGCCCGAAAACCAATTTTGCAAATCGCCAACAAAATAGGAATTTCAGGAGCCGCAATTCATCAGCGTTTAAAAAAACTGGAACAATCCGGAGTAATTTCAGGATCAAAATTTACTGTAAACCCAAAAGTTCTTGGCTATAACACAATGGCGTTTATTGGTGTTTACCTGGATAAAGCTTCCCGAAACTCTGAAGCCGTAAAAGATTTAAAGAAAATCCCAGAAGTTCTGGAATGTCATTATACTACAGGAAACTGGTCTGTTTTGATTAAAATCATTTGTCGCGATAACGAACATCTTATGCAGCTTTTAAATACTAAAATTCAAGCCATAGAAGGTGTTTCCAGAACTGAAACCTTTATTTCGTTAGATCAACAGATTGACAGACAAATTCAGCTTTAG
- a CDS encoding polyprenol monophosphomannose synthase translates to MNDCIVIIPTYNEIENIESIVRAVLSQHKSFHLLIIDDNSPDHTANKVIALQEEFPERLFLEQRAKKSGLGTAYVHGFKWALERKYEFIFEMDADFSHNPNDLEKLFDACHFGGADLAIGSRYVTGVNVVNWPLSRVLMSYFASVYVKFITGMKIHDATAGFVCYKREVLEKINLNKIKFVGYAFQIEMKYRTYCGGFEIKEVPIIFTDRTKGVSKMSNAIIKEAILGVISLRLKKLVNTL, encoded by the coding sequence ATGAATGATTGTATTGTCATAATTCCCACTTATAACGAAATTGAAAATATTGAAAGTATAGTTAGAGCTGTACTATCGCAACATAAGTCTTTTCATCTTTTGATAATTGATGATAATTCGCCTGATCACACTGCTAATAAGGTGATTGCATTACAGGAAGAATTTCCTGAAAGATTATTTTTAGAGCAAAGAGCCAAAAAATCTGGTTTAGGAACCGCTTATGTTCATGGTTTTAAATGGGCGTTGGAACGTAAATATGAATTTATTTTCGAGATGGATGCTGATTTTTCACACAACCCCAATGATCTTGAAAAATTGTTTGACGCCTGTCATTTTGGAGGCGCAGATTTAGCTATTGGATCTCGTTATGTTACAGGTGTAAACGTTGTAAACTGGCCTTTAAGCCGAGTTTTAATGTCTTATTTTGCATCAGTTTATGTAAAATTTATAACCGGAATGAAAATTCATGATGCCACAGCCGGTTTTGTTTGTTATAAAAGAGAAGTATTAGAAAAAATAAATCTAAACAAAATTAAATTTGTTGGATATGCCTTCCAAATCGAAATGAAGTACAGGACTTATTGCGGAGGTTTTGAAATTAAAGAGGTTCCAATTATCTTTACAGATAGAACCAAAGGAGTTTCAAAAATGAGCAATGCCATTATTAAGGAAGCAATTCTCGGTGTGATTTCACTTAGATTAAAAAAATTAGTCAATACATTATAA
- the leuS gene encoding leucine--tRNA ligase — translation MKYNPNEIEEKWQKYWAENQTFAASNNSEKPKHYVLDMFPYPSGAGLHVGHPLGYIASDVYSRFKRHQGFNVLHPMGYDSFGLPAEQYAIQTGQRPEDTTRVNIDGGVDKEGKQIAGYRKQLDKIGFSFDWSREVRTSNPDYYKHTQWIFIQLFNSWYCKKQGQAFEISELVKVFEGEGNELVEAVCDDNVAIFTADEWNSYSEDQKEKILLQYRMTYLAETEVNWCPGLGTVLANDEIVNGVSERGGYPVIRKKMTQWSMRISAYAERLLQGLNDIDWSESIKESQRNWIGKSVGALVKFNVKDHEEVIEVFTTRPDTIYGVTFMTLAPEHDLVAKITTPEQKEAVEAYIEKTAKRSERERMADVKTISGVFTGAYAEHPFTKEAIPVWIGDYVLAGYGTGAVMAVPCGDERDYAFANFFKAEKGMQEIKNIFANVDISEAAYGSKDNVEIANSDFLNGLNYKEATQAAITALEKIGQGSGKTNYRLRDAVFSRQRYWGEPFPVYYVNGLPKMIDSQHLPIILPEVEKYLPTEDGLPPLGNAAVWAWDTKNNKVVNTDLVDHATIFPLELNTMPGWAGSSWYWMRYMDAHNENEFASKEALAYWESVDLYIGGSEHATGHLLYSRFWNKFLKDKGFAPTEEPFKKLINQGMILGTTAYVYRLEGTNTFVSKNKIEGQNVQPIRVDVHFVNSSDELNIEKFKAWREDFNTAEFILDENGKYIVGREVEKMSKSYYNVVTPDDICNEYGADTLRLYEMFLGPLEQAKPWNTAGISGVFGFLKKLWRLYFDENNGLIVNNDEPTKDNLKSLHKTIKKVAEDIESFSFNTSVSQFMICVNELSTQNCHSRAILEPLAILVSPYAPHIAEELWSQLGNTTSISEVPFPVFEAKHLVETNKEYPVSFNGKMRFTIELPLDLTKEQIEEIIMKDERTQKQLDGKTPNKVIIVPGKIINLVG, via the coding sequence ATGAAATACAATCCAAACGAAATCGAAGAGAAATGGCAAAAATATTGGGCTGAAAACCAAACTTTTGCTGCAAGTAATAATTCTGAAAAACCGAAGCATTATGTTTTAGACATGTTTCCTTATCCGTCAGGTGCAGGACTTCACGTTGGGCATCCGCTGGGTTATATTGCTTCAGATGTATATTCTCGTTTCAAAAGACATCAGGGATTCAATGTTTTGCACCCAATGGGATACGACAGTTTTGGATTGCCTGCTGAACAATATGCAATACAAACGGGGCAACGTCCTGAAGATACAACACGCGTAAATATTGACGGTGGAGTTGATAAAGAAGGAAAACAAATTGCCGGATATAGAAAACAATTAGATAAAATTGGTTTTTCATTTGATTGGAGCCGCGAAGTGCGAACTTCAAATCCTGATTATTACAAACATACACAATGGATTTTTATCCAATTATTTAATTCCTGGTATTGCAAAAAACAAGGACAGGCTTTTGAAATTTCAGAGCTTGTAAAAGTTTTTGAAGGAGAAGGAAACGAATTAGTTGAAGCAGTTTGCGACGATAATGTTGCAATTTTTACTGCAGATGAATGGAATTCTTATTCTGAAGATCAAAAAGAGAAAATTCTTTTGCAATACAGAATGACTTATTTGGCAGAAACAGAAGTAAACTGGTGTCCTGGTTTAGGAACTGTTTTGGCAAATGACGAAATCGTAAACGGAGTTTCTGAGCGCGGTGGATATCCTGTTATTCGTAAAAAAATGACACAATGGAGCATGCGAATTTCTGCTTATGCAGAGCGTTTGTTGCAAGGTTTAAATGATATCGACTGGAGCGAATCTATAAAAGAATCACAAAGAAACTGGATTGGAAAATCTGTTGGTGCTTTGGTGAAATTTAATGTGAAAGATCATGAAGAAGTAATCGAAGTTTTCACAACTCGTCCTGATACAATCTATGGCGTAACTTTTATGACTTTGGCACCAGAGCATGATTTGGTTGCTAAAATTACAACTCCAGAACAAAAAGAAGCAGTTGAAGCTTATATCGAAAAAACAGCAAAACGTTCAGAGCGTGAGCGTATGGCCGATGTAAAAACTATTTCGGGAGTATTTACCGGAGCTTATGCAGAGCATCCTTTTACAAAAGAAGCGATTCCGGTTTGGATTGGAGATTACGTTTTGGCAGGTTACGGAACTGGTGCTGTAATGGCGGTTCCTTGTGGAGACGAAAGAGATTATGCTTTTGCTAATTTCTTTAAAGCCGAAAAAGGAATGCAGGAAATCAAGAATATCTTCGCAAATGTTGATATTTCTGAAGCGGCTTACGGTTCTAAAGACAATGTCGAAATTGCAAATTCTGATTTCTTAAACGGATTAAATTATAAAGAAGCAACTCAGGCTGCAATTACGGCTTTAGAGAAAATTGGACAAGGAAGCGGAAAAACAAATTACCGTTTGCGTGATGCAGTTTTTTCTCGTCAGCGTTATTGGGGAGAACCTTTTCCGGTTTATTATGTAAATGGTTTGCCAAAGATGATCGATTCGCAACATTTGCCAATTATCTTGCCTGAAGTAGAGAAATATTTACCAACCGAAGATGGTTTGCCTCCGTTAGGAAATGCAGCTGTTTGGGCTTGGGATACAAAAAACAATAAAGTTGTCAATACAGATTTAGTAGATCATGCAACGATTTTTCCATTGGAATTGAACACGATGCCAGGTTGGGCGGGAAGTTCATGGTATTGGATGCGTTATATGGATGCGCATAACGAAAACGAATTTGCAAGCAAAGAAGCTTTAGCTTATTGGGAAAGCGTTGATTTGTATATTGGAGGAAGCGAACACGCAACCGGACACTTATTGTATTCTCGTTTCTGGAATAAATTCTTAAAAGACAAAGGTTTTGCTCCAACCGAAGAGCCATTCAAAAAACTGATTAATCAGGGAATGATTTTGGGAACGACTGCTTATGTTTACAGATTGGAAGGAACGAATACTTTTGTGTCTAAAAATAAAATTGAAGGTCAAAATGTACAGCCAATTCGCGTTGATGTTCATTTTGTAAATTCTTCGGATGAATTAAATATCGAAAAATTCAAAGCTTGGAGAGAAGATTTTAATACTGCTGAATTTATTTTAGATGAAAACGGAAAATACATTGTAGGTCGTGAAGTCGAAAAAATGTCGAAATCATACTATAATGTGGTAACTCCGGATGATATTTGTAACGAATACGGAGCTGATACATTGCGTTTGTACGAAATGTTTTTAGGACCGTTAGAGCAAGCTAAACCTTGGAATACTGCTGGAATTTCTGGAGTATTTGGTTTCTTGAAAAAACTATGGAGATTGTATTTTGATGAAAATAACGGTTTAATCGTAAATAACGACGAACCAACAAAAGACAACTTAAAATCATTACACAAAACGATCAAAAAAGTAGCCGAAGATATTGAGAGTTTCTCTTTCAATACATCAGTTTCTCAATTTATGATTTGTGTGAACGAATTGTCAACTCAAAATTGTCATTCAAGAGCAATCTTAGAGCCTTTAGCAATTTTGGTTTCGCCTTACGCACCACATATTGCTGAAGAATTATGGTCGCAATTAGGAAATACAACTTCAATTTCTGAAGTTCCTTTCCCAGTTTTTGAAGCGAAACATTTGGTTGAAACCAATAAAGAATATCCAGTTTCTTTCAACGGAAAAATGCGTTTCACAATCGAATTGCCTTTGGATTTAACCAAAGAACAAATCGAAGAAATCATCATGAAAGACGAAAGAACACAAAAACAATTAGATGGTAAAACACCAAATAAAGTGATTATTGTTCCTGGTAAAATCATTAACCTTGTAGGTTAA
- a CDS encoding response regulator transcription factor: protein MGKIYKTVIVDDHPIVVSGISGLLSDFNSVEVVEKLATGVKLIDYIEVNEVDLILMDIFLPVINGVDLCKIIKKKYPKMIVIGMSSQSERSLVMQFIQNGGNGYILKSASFEEFKRCIDTAIEGEIVFSDEVKTIISQPFSEDLERIPSLSRREKDITLLLSKGKSTQEIADELFLSFLTVQTHRRNILQKYKTKNVAELIAFLLKNNLLN from the coding sequence ATGGGTAAGATTTATAAAACCGTAATCGTAGACGATCATCCAATTGTGGTTTCAGGAATTTCAGGATTATTGTCTGATTTTAATTCTGTTGAGGTTGTAGAAAAACTAGCAACAGGGGTGAAGCTTATAGATTATATTGAGGTTAACGAAGTTGATTTGATTTTAATGGATATTTTTCTGCCTGTTATAAATGGAGTTGATCTTTGTAAAATAATTAAAAAAAAGTATCCTAAAATGATTGTTATCGGGATGAGCAGCCAATCAGAAAGAAGTTTGGTTATGCAATTCATTCAAAATGGAGGAAATGGATATATTCTTAAAAGTGCTTCATTTGAAGAGTTTAAAAGATGTATTGATACAGCGATCGAGGGAGAAATTGTTTTTAGTGATGAAGTAAAAACTATTATTAGTCAGCCATTCTCCGAAGATTTAGAGCGAATTCCGAGCTTAAGCCGAAGGGAAAAAGATATTACTCTATTATTGTCAAAAGGTAAATCGACTCAGGAAATTGCCGATGAATTGTTTCTAAGTTTCCTAACGGTACAAACACATCGACGTAATATTTTGCAAAAGTATAAGACTAAAAATGTAGCCGAATTAATAGCGTTTCTGTTGAAGAATAATCTTTTGAATTAG
- a CDS encoding RNA polymerase sigma factor, with protein MVFEEIYKTYWDRIFRLCMGFVNDYDIAQDLAQETFVIVWQKLDTFRNESSIGTWIFRIASNNCLRQIEKEKRFLKSDLPINLTEEKQQSIEPQIQFLYKCIAELPETERIIISLELEDIKQAEIAKIVGLSEANTRVKIHRIKEKLTQKFKENGPQ; from the coding sequence ATGGTATTTGAAGAGATCTATAAAACGTATTGGGATAGAATATTCAGACTTTGTATGGGTTTTGTGAACGATTATGATATCGCACAGGATTTGGCTCAGGAAACCTTTGTTATTGTTTGGCAAAAGCTGGACACTTTTAGAAATGAATCGAGTATTGGAACCTGGATTTTTAGAATCGCGTCTAACAATTGTTTGCGACAGATTGAAAAAGAAAAGCGCTTTCTTAAATCAGATTTGCCAATTAATCTGACCGAAGAAAAGCAGCAATCAATAGAACCGCAAATTCAGTTTTTGTATAAATGTATTGCCGAATTACCGGAAACGGAACGTATTATTATTTCGCTTGAACTTGAAGATATCAAGCAAGCTGAAATCGCTAAAATTGTCGGACTTTCGGAAGCTAATACCCGAGTGAAGATTCACAGAATAAAAGAAAAATTGACTCAAAAATTTAAAGAAAATGGACCACAATAA
- a CDS encoding sensor histidine kinase: MKKIYQFLLFFLFSTLSHSQVILSLDDDRVYIDSIARITKNTHSDSIKSLYSFRLSKLYLMIQDANKSKEYLKEANRLKTKFPFLKDASIYYNSYSFLEKGDVDGFEKSLLEANAKLKKYNNTEAYRLRAIVLQNYGIMQQRKNNEKGYMKLLVNEAIPIAKKSQDYELVSGLYKAVAIILMNNNERQKASEYLNEAQDYIEKATKRSPTLVESKMETYIINAENLVELKHFYDAKKVLDKAYSKLEKFPESNLNDSYFYSEGIYYAKQNKFSEALKSFEKGIKSAEKHQNLIALNRLKFPEYEVYFKLKNYGKAKDNLEYLLKNTPFVVDKKNYYNELSKVYNALKDYDKAYFYSNKYSVINDSLNDTKFKSEIVELEAKYKKAENEKKITLLQSQNEKAALLVNNNRLNSVLFAVLSILLFLIVLFLWILNKNQKKLSFQKEINHQQELTALENQQKLSVSNALVEGEEVERRRIARDLHDGLGSMLSGLKIHLKLAGKENALSTAEVGVLLDDSIRELRNISQNLMPESLLKLSLEYALRDLCMANSNVKTSIEFQYLIKESHLPKNYEIVIYRIIQELLNNALKYANASQILVSCSQNKETFFITVEDNGIGFNVSESKSGMGLKNIKNRVGFLNGKLEIESVENKGTSVYIELKVKNEILNG, translated from the coding sequence ATGAAGAAAATTTACCAGTTTCTACTTTTTTTCCTTTTTTCAACCCTTTCGCATTCACAGGTTATTCTTTCATTAGACGATGATAGAGTTTATATAGACAGCATTGCGCGAATTACAAAAAATACACATTCTGATAGTATAAAAAGTCTTTATAGTTTTAGATTGTCTAAATTGTATTTGATGATTCAGGACGCTAATAAATCAAAAGAATATCTAAAAGAGGCTAATAGGTTAAAGACTAAATTTCCTTTTTTAAAAGACGCATCGATTTATTATAATTCATATAGCTTTTTAGAAAAAGGCGATGTCGATGGTTTCGAAAAATCATTGTTAGAAGCTAATGCCAAATTAAAGAAGTACAATAATACCGAAGCTTACAGATTGCGTGCAATTGTGCTGCAGAATTATGGTATTATGCAGCAGCGAAAAAATAATGAAAAGGGCTACATGAAATTATTGGTTAATGAAGCCATTCCGATTGCTAAAAAAAGTCAGGATTATGAACTTGTAAGTGGTTTGTATAAAGCAGTTGCAATTATTTTGATGAATAATAATGAGCGTCAAAAGGCAAGCGAATATTTGAATGAAGCTCAAGATTATATCGAAAAAGCTACTAAAAGATCACCTACGCTTGTAGAATCTAAAATGGAAACCTATATTATTAATGCCGAAAACCTTGTAGAGTTAAAGCATTTTTATGATGCAAAAAAAGTGCTGGATAAAGCATATTCTAAACTGGAAAAATTCCCTGAATCCAATTTAAATGATTCTTATTTTTATTCGGAAGGGATATATTATGCCAAACAAAATAAGTTTTCAGAAGCTTTAAAGAGTTTTGAAAAAGGGATTAAATCTGCGGAAAAACATCAAAATCTGATTGCCTTAAACCGATTGAAATTTCCGGAATATGAAGTGTATTTTAAATTAAAAAATTACGGAAAAGCAAAAGACAATCTGGAATATCTCTTAAAGAATACACCTTTTGTTGTAGATAAAAAGAACTACTATAATGAGTTGTCAAAAGTTTATAATGCGCTCAAAGACTATGACAAAGCCTATTTTTATTCGAATAAATATAGTGTTATTAATGATAGTTTAAATGATACTAAATTTAAAAGTGAAATCGTAGAATTAGAAGCAAAATATAAAAAAGCCGAAAACGAGAAAAAAATAACCTTGCTTCAATCGCAAAACGAAAAAGCCGCATTGTTGGTAAATAATAATCGTCTGAATTCAGTTCTTTTTGCTGTTTTGTCGATTCTTTTGTTTCTGATCGTTTTGTTTTTGTGGATTTTGAATAAGAACCAAAAGAAGCTGAGTTTTCAAAAAGAAATCAATCACCAACAAGAATTAACAGCATTGGAAAATCAGCAAAAATTATCGGTTTCAAATGCCTTAGTCGAAGGAGAAGAGGTAGAAAGAAGACGAATTGCAAGAGATTTACATGATGGACTCGGAAGTATGCTCTCAGGTTTAAAAATTCATTTGAAACTGGCGGGAAAAGAAAATGCCTTAAGTACTGCCGAAGTTGGTGTTTTGTTAGATGATTCTATTAGAGAACTGAGAAATATTTCACAGAATTTAATGCCGGAAAGTTTGCTTAAATTGAGCTTGGAATATGCGTTGCGTGATTTGTGTATGGCAAATTCAAATGTAAAAACCAGTATTGAGTTTCAGTATTTAATTAAAGAATCTCATTTGCCTAAAAACTACGAAATTGTAATCTACAGAATTATTCAGGAATTGTTGAATAATGCTCTAAAATATGCAAATGCATCTCAAATTTTGGTCTCTTGTTCTCAGAACAAAGAAACTTTTTTTATTACGGTTGAAGATAATGGAATTGGATTTAATGTTTCGGAAAGTAAAAGCGGAATGGGGTTAAAAAACATAAAAAATCGTGTAGGGTTTTTGAATGGTAAATTAGAAATAGAAAGCGTCGAAAATAAAGGAACTTCTGTTTACATTGAATTAAAAGTAAAAAACGAGATTTTAAATGGGTAA
- a CDS encoding uroporphyrinogen-III synthase, giving the protein MKVKTILVSQPEPKVENSPYFELQQKHKIKIDFRPFIHVEGVNAKEIRLQKIDLNHYTAIILTSRNAVDHFFRVADEMRYKVPEGLKYFCQSEAVAFYLQKYVVYRKRKIYVGAKDFADLSPLIKKYKDEKFLLPASDQLNADAPITLNNLKVDWTQAVFYKTVMSDLSDLADVYYDVLAFFSPTGIKSLFKNFPDFKQNETRIAVFGSTTQKEALDYGLRIDILAPTPETPSMTMALEKYIAEANKGK; this is encoded by the coding sequence ATGAAAGTGAAAACAATTTTGGTGTCACAGCCTGAACCTAAAGTGGAGAATTCTCCTTACTTTGAGCTCCAACAAAAACACAAAATAAAAATTGATTTCAGACCATTTATTCATGTGGAAGGGGTTAATGCAAAAGAGATTAGATTGCAAAAAATCGATCTTAATCATTACACTGCGATAATTTTGACAAGCCGTAATGCGGTGGATCATTTTTTTAGAGTGGCGGATGAAATGCGTTATAAAGTCCCTGAAGGATTGAAGTATTTCTGCCAATCAGAAGCAGTTGCATTTTACTTGCAAAAGTATGTAGTGTACAGAAAGCGTAAAATTTATGTGGGAGCAAAAGACTTTGCTGATTTATCTCCATTGATAAAAAAGTACAAAGACGAAAAATTCTTACTTCCGGCATCTGACCAATTAAACGCAGATGCACCTATTACCTTAAATAATCTAAAGGTAGATTGGACACAAGCCGTATTTTACAAAACTGTAATGAGCGACTTATCTGATTTAGCAGATGTTTATTATGATGTTTTAGCATTTTTTAGCCCAACTGGAATAAAATCATTGTTTAAAAACTTCCCTGATTTTAAACAAAACGAAACTAGAATTGCTGTTTTTGGAAGCACAACTCAAAAAGAAGCTTTGGATTATGGTTTAAGAATCGATATTCTTGCTCCAACTCCTGAAACACCTTCTATGACAATGGCTCTTGAAAAATACATCGCCGAAGCAAACAAAGGAAAATAA